One genomic segment of Paraburkholderia aromaticivorans includes these proteins:
- the cobW gene encoding cobalamin biosynthesis protein CobW, producing MQTQMRKIPVTIVTGFLGSGKTTLLRHILQHAGGKRIAVIVNEFGELGIDGEILKGCGIGCDENGVETEGQLYELANGCLCCTVQEEFFPVMERLVERRDQIDHVLIETSGLALPKPLVQAFNWPQIKNSFTVDAVVTVVDGPAAASGQFADNPLAVDAQRKADPNLDHESPLHELFEDQLSAADLVILNKTDLLDDAQQNAVEAVIREEIPPQVKIVRAQKGQLDLHTLLGLEAASEDTIHLRHDHHGSAGDADHHHDEFDSVVVHANAPSREAVIAALQGLVETNTIYRVKGFAALPGAAMRLVIQGVGRRFDSYFDRRWQAGENGPSRFVLIGEDLDQAALQRAFDTALGVPSAVETQQA from the coding sequence ATGCAAACCCAGATGCGCAAGATCCCCGTCACCATCGTCACAGGCTTTCTCGGCAGCGGCAAGACCACGCTGCTGCGGCATATTCTTCAGCATGCGGGCGGCAAGCGCATCGCGGTCATCGTCAACGAGTTCGGCGAACTCGGCATCGACGGGGAAATCCTCAAGGGTTGCGGCATTGGATGCGATGAAAACGGCGTCGAAACCGAAGGCCAACTGTATGAGCTCGCAAACGGCTGCCTGTGCTGCACCGTGCAGGAAGAGTTTTTTCCGGTGATGGAAAGGCTGGTCGAACGCCGCGATCAGATCGATCACGTGCTGATCGAGACGTCGGGCCTCGCATTGCCGAAGCCGCTGGTGCAGGCATTCAACTGGCCGCAGATCAAGAACAGCTTCACCGTGGATGCCGTGGTCACCGTGGTGGACGGTCCGGCTGCGGCAAGCGGCCAGTTCGCCGACAATCCGCTCGCCGTGGATGCACAGCGCAAAGCCGATCCGAATCTCGATCACGAGTCGCCGCTGCATGAACTGTTCGAAGATCAGTTGTCCGCCGCCGATCTGGTGATCCTGAACAAAACGGATCTGCTCGACGACGCGCAGCAAAACGCGGTCGAGGCGGTGATTCGCGAAGAGATTCCGCCGCAAGTGAAGATCGTGCGCGCGCAGAAGGGCCAGCTCGATCTGCATACGCTGCTGGGCCTCGAAGCGGCCTCGGAAGACACGATCCACTTGCGCCACGATCATCACGGTTCCGCCGGCGACGCCGACCACCATCACGACGAATTCGATTCGGTGGTCGTACACGCGAACGCGCCTTCTCGCGAAGCGGTGATCGCCGCGCTGCAAGGCCTCGTCGAAACGAACACGATTTATCGCGTCAAGGGCTTCGCGGCGCTGCCGGGCGCGGCGATGCGTCTGGTGATTCAGGGCGTGGGCCGCCGCTTCGACAGCTATTTCGATCGGCGCTGGCAAGCGGGCGAAAATGGTCCGAGCCGCTTCGTGCTGATTGGCGAGGATCTCGATCAGGCCGCGTTGCAGCGTGCGTTCGACACGGCGCTCGGCGTCCCGTCGGCCGTCGAAACGCAACAGGCGTAA
- the cobN gene encoding cobaltochelatase subunit CobN, translating into MHLLRTTPGGFVDDTQGVIRIDQQPADIVVLSSADTTLSLLASVFPRLGEGFPSVRLANVTYLRQPASVDFYVEDVLQHARAVVVDHLGGEAYWPYGIEQVVALAERKQQTLAMFSGDLQEDPNLLARSTASAELCHQLWRYLREGGPQNAEAFLRCIAHRAVGWGREPAPPRALPAATLYHPERDTPTVADWQARWQHNAPVAAILFYKAHLQAANTAVFDALIDALESQGLNPLPIAITSLKDTLSREVVQSLCAEHKVSLVLNTTAFAASAIDDPEPLALAGDAPVFQVILSGGNREDWQKDNQGLNSRDIAMHIALPEVDGRIITRAVSFKGLAYRCPHTQVDVVRYQPDAGRVAFLAELSRRWCRLRSLDNADKKLALILANYPMSEGRIGNGVGLDTPASVVGILSMLRDEGYRLADLPANGDALLKKLTEGVTNDPVVRDLRPALQSLALDDYLGYFNALPAEARHALNARWGTPDQDPTLRRGRFMIAGWRCGQVFVGIQPSRSREQGDYASYHDADLVPPHAYLAFYFWLRHQFGIDAIVHVGKHGNLEWLPGKSVALSHACWPDLILGPMPHLYPFIVNDPGEGSQAKRRAQAVIIDHLMPPLTRAESYGPLQDLERQVDEYYEALMVDPRRSKLLRRTILATIVEHRLHEELSLAAPSGQDDEDVLLTRVDAWLCELKEAQIRDGLHTFGQSPDGVQRRDTLLALGRFPVGDGQGAKAGLIDALARDLHMDHLFDPLSVDWSAAWDGPRPDLLRDVSDAPWRHCGDTRERLELLAASLLRGVCEARPEASAVTLAAGLPQTERVVERLREDVLPRLDACGPQEMLQLKRGLEGRFVPPGPSGSPSRGRPDVLPTGRNFYSVDTRAIPTQAAWSLGLKSAQQLIERHMQEKGDYPRAIGLSVWGTATMRTGGDDIAQALALLGVRPKWAPGSHRVTDFEIMPIAVFDRPRIDVTLRVSGFFRDAFANVMHLFDAAVQAVAELDEPEDLNPIRARVLRERDALIARGMDAAEARRRAGWRVFSARPGAYGAGLQDMIDSRHWQTDADLANAYQAWGGYAYTQKSAGEEAHHAFGTRLAAMDVVLQNQDNREHDLLDSNDYYQFQGGMVAAVRHLAGDQPSVYHADHSNPAAPRVRTLHEEIARVIRSRVVNPKWLDGVKRHGYKGAAEIAATVDYLYGYDATARVIADHQYALVTDAYLNDADTREFLQRHNPHALHSICERLIEAMQRGLWQTPGDYRAQVEQHLLASEQQIEGMQT; encoded by the coding sequence ATGCATCTGCTGCGCACCACGCCGGGTGGCTTTGTCGACGATACGCAGGGCGTGATCCGTATCGATCAGCAGCCCGCCGATATCGTGGTGCTCAGTTCGGCCGACACCACGCTGTCGCTGCTCGCGAGCGTCTTTCCGCGGCTGGGCGAGGGTTTCCCCAGCGTGCGGCTCGCCAACGTCACGTATTTGCGGCAGCCGGCCTCGGTCGATTTCTATGTCGAAGACGTCTTGCAGCATGCGCGCGCGGTGGTGGTCGATCATCTCGGCGGCGAGGCCTATTGGCCTTATGGCATCGAGCAGGTGGTGGCGCTCGCCGAGCGCAAGCAGCAGACGCTCGCAATGTTCTCCGGCGATCTGCAGGAAGATCCAAACCTGCTCGCGCGCAGCACCGCGAGCGCCGAGCTATGCCATCAACTGTGGCGCTATCTGCGCGAAGGCGGCCCGCAAAATGCCGAAGCGTTCCTGCGCTGTATCGCGCACCGCGCCGTCGGCTGGGGGCGCGAGCCTGCGCCGCCGCGCGCGTTGCCCGCCGCGACGCTCTACCATCCCGAGCGGGACACGCCGACGGTTGCCGACTGGCAGGCGCGCTGGCAACACAACGCGCCGGTCGCGGCGATTCTGTTCTACAAGGCGCATCTGCAGGCGGCCAATACGGCCGTGTTCGACGCGCTGATCGATGCGCTCGAGTCGCAGGGCCTGAATCCGCTGCCGATTGCGATTACCTCGCTCAAAGACACGTTGAGCCGCGAAGTCGTGCAATCGCTGTGCGCCGAGCACAAGGTCTCGCTGGTGCTGAATACGACCGCCTTCGCCGCAAGCGCGATCGACGACCCCGAGCCGCTCGCGCTCGCCGGCGACGCGCCGGTGTTCCAGGTGATTCTCAGCGGCGGCAATCGCGAAGACTGGCAGAAGGACAATCAAGGCCTCAATTCGCGCGATATTGCGATGCATATCGCGCTGCCGGAAGTGGACGGCCGCATCATTACGCGCGCTGTCAGTTTCAAGGGCCTTGCATACCGTTGTCCGCACACTCAGGTCGACGTGGTGCGTTATCAACCGGATGCCGGGCGGGTGGCTTTTCTCGCCGAGCTCAGCCGCCGCTGGTGCCGTCTGCGCTCGCTCGACAACGCGGACAAGAAACTCGCGCTGATCCTCGCCAATTATCCGATGAGCGAGGGGCGCATCGGCAATGGCGTGGGGCTCGATACGCCGGCCTCGGTGGTGGGCATTCTGTCGATGCTGCGCGACGAAGGCTATCGTCTCGCCGATTTGCCCGCGAACGGCGACGCGTTGTTGAAGAAGCTCACCGAAGGCGTGACCAACGATCCGGTGGTGCGCGATCTGCGTCCCGCGCTGCAAAGCCTTGCGCTAGACGACTATCTTGGGTACTTCAACGCCTTGCCCGCTGAGGCGCGGCACGCATTGAACGCGCGGTGGGGCACACCCGATCAGGATCCGACGCTGAGGCGCGGCCGTTTCATGATCGCGGGCTGGCGGTGCGGACAGGTGTTCGTCGGCATTCAACCCTCGCGTTCGCGCGAACAGGGCGATTACGCCAGCTATCACGACGCCGACCTCGTGCCGCCGCACGCCTATCTGGCGTTCTATTTCTGGTTGCGCCACCAGTTCGGTATCGACGCAATCGTGCACGTCGGCAAGCACGGCAATCTCGAATGGCTGCCTGGCAAGAGCGTCGCGTTGAGCCACGCCTGCTGGCCCGATCTGATTCTCGGGCCGATGCCGCATTTGTACCCGTTCATCGTCAACGATCCGGGCGAGGGCAGCCAGGCGAAACGCCGCGCGCAGGCCGTCATCATCGATCACCTGATGCCGCCGCTCACGCGCGCCGAAAGCTATGGGCCGTTGCAGGATCTCGAGCGCCAGGTCGACGAATACTATGAAGCGCTGATGGTCGACCCGCGCCGCTCGAAGCTGTTGCGGCGCACGATTCTGGCGACCATCGTCGAACACCGGTTGCATGAGGAGTTGAGTCTCGCGGCGCCGAGCGGGCAGGACGATGAAGACGTGCTTCTCACGCGGGTCGATGCGTGGCTGTGCGAGTTGAAGGAAGCGCAGATTCGCGATGGCCTGCATACGTTCGGGCAATCGCCTGACGGTGTGCAACGGCGCGACACGTTGCTGGCGTTGGGGCGCTTTCCAGTCGGCGACGGGCAAGGCGCGAAAGCCGGCTTGATCGATGCGCTGGCGCGCGATCTGCATATGGACCACCTGTTCGATCCGCTGTCGGTGGACTGGTCGGCGGCATGGGACGGACCGCGTCCCGATCTGCTGCGCGATGTCAGCGATGCGCCGTGGCGCCACTGCGGCGACACGCGCGAGCGTCTGGAGTTGCTGGCGGCGTCGCTGTTGCGCGGCGTGTGCGAGGCTCGACCGGAGGCGTCGGCGGTGACGCTTGCTGCCGGCTTGCCGCAAACGGAGCGCGTCGTCGAGCGACTGCGTGAGGACGTGCTGCCGCGGCTCGACGCGTGCGGTCCGCAGGAAATGCTGCAGTTAAAGCGTGGTCTCGAAGGGCGATTCGTGCCACCGGGGCCGAGTGGTTCGCCGTCGCGTGGACGGCCCGATGTGCTGCCTACCGGCCGCAACTTTTATTCGGTCGACACGCGCGCCATTCCCACGCAAGCGGCCTGGTCGCTCGGCTTGAAATCCGCCCAGCAACTGATCGAACGGCATATGCAGGAGAAGGGCGATTATCCGCGCGCCATCGGCCTCTCCGTGTGGGGCACCGCGACCATGCGCACCGGCGGCGACGATATCGCCCAGGCCCTCGCGTTGCTCGGCGTGCGGCCGAAGTGGGCGCCGGGCAGCCACCGCGTGACCGATTTCGAAATCATGCCGATCGCGGTGTTCGACCGGCCGCGTATCGATGTCACCTTGCGTGTGTCCGGTTTCTTCCGCGACGCCTTCGCCAATGTCATGCACTTGTTCGACGCCGCCGTGCAGGCGGTGGCGGAACTCGACGAGCCCGAAGACCTGAATCCGATTCGCGCGCGCGTGCTGCGTGAACGCGATGCGCTCATCGCGCGCGGCATGGACGCCGCCGAAGCGCGCAGGCGCGCCGGCTGGCGCGTGTTCAGCGCACGGCCGGGCGCGTACGGCGCCGGTTTGCAGGACATGATCGACTCGCGCCACTGGCAGACCGACGCCGACCTCGCGAACGCCTATCAGGCGTGGGGCGGTTACGCCTATACGCAAAAGAGCGCGGGCGAAGAGGCGCATCACGCTTTCGGCACGCGCCTCGCCGCGATGGACGTGGTGCTGCAAAACCAGGACAACCGCGAGCACGACCTGCTCGATTCGAACGACTACTACCAGTTCCAGGGCGGCATGGTCGCCGCGGTGCGGCATCTGGCCGGCGATCAGCCGAGCGTGTATCACGCCGATCACAGCAATCCGGCCGCGCCGCGCGTGCGCACGCTGCATGAGGAAATTGCGCGCGTGATCCGCTCGCGCGTGGTCAATCCGAAATGGCTCGATGGCGTGAAGCGTCACGGCTACAAGGGGGCGGCGGAAATCGCCGCGACCGTCGATTATCTATATGGTTACGATGCGACCGCGCGCGTGATCGCGGATCATCAATATGCGCTCGTGACCGATGCCTATCTGAACGACGCCGACACTCGCGAGTTCTTGCAGCGGCACAACCCGCACGCGTTGCATTCGATTTGCGAGCGCCTGATCGAGGCCATGCAGCGCGGGTTGTGGCAGACGCCCGGCGACTATCGCGCGCAGGTCGAACAGCATCTGCTCGCGAGCGAGCAGCAGATTGAAGGAATGCAAACATGA
- a CDS encoding ATP-binding protein, with protein sequence MNSAIERPVFPFAALIGQAPLQQALLLAAIDPALGGVLITGPRGTAKSTAARALAELLPQGQLVNLPLGASEDRLIGTLDIETVLRDGSVRFSPGLLAKAHRGVLYVDEVNLLPDALVDALLDAAASGVNTVERDGVSHSHDASFVLIGTMNPEEGELRPQLIDRFGLMVELQNCFEPRVRQAIVKARLAFDLDAQGFRAAYAQQQAAYVQRIGAARAMLAQLAFDDAVHAHVSRLCIDAAVDGLRADLVMLRAARALAAFEQAAAVTVEHVDRVAQAVLLHRRHARESQVDRVAHESDASARGGLERPSMSSSAAAQGDAPPADAAGDSDWGYLAPEPAATMQVKGVIPLNAKKR encoded by the coding sequence ATGAACTCGGCAATCGAGCGGCCCGTTTTTCCCTTCGCCGCGCTGATCGGCCAGGCGCCCTTGCAGCAGGCGCTGTTGCTGGCCGCCATCGATCCGGCCTTGGGCGGCGTGCTGATCACGGGGCCGCGCGGCACGGCCAAGTCGACTGCGGCGCGGGCGCTGGCTGAGTTGTTGCCCCAGGGGCAACTGGTGAATCTGCCGCTGGGCGCGAGCGAAGATCGTTTGATCGGCACGCTCGATATCGAAACGGTGCTGCGCGACGGTTCGGTGCGCTTCTCGCCCGGACTGCTCGCCAAAGCGCACCGCGGCGTGCTGTATGTGGACGAAGTGAATCTGCTGCCCGACGCGCTCGTCGACGCCTTGCTCGACGCCGCGGCGAGCGGCGTGAATACCGTCGAACGTGATGGCGTATCGCATAGCCACGACGCGAGCTTCGTGCTGATCGGCACGATGAATCCGGAAGAGGGTGAACTGCGGCCGCAACTGATCGACCGTTTCGGCTTGATGGTCGAGTTGCAGAACTGCTTCGAGCCGCGCGTGCGTCAGGCGATCGTGAAGGCGCGACTGGCGTTCGATCTCGATGCGCAGGGTTTTCGTGCGGCTTATGCGCAGCAGCAGGCGGCTTACGTGCAGCGGATTGGAGCGGCGCGCGCCATGCTGGCGCAACTCGCGTTCGACGACGCGGTGCATGCGCATGTCAGCAGGCTGTGCATCGACGCCGCCGTGGACGGTCTGCGCGCCGATCTCGTGATGCTGCGCGCGGCGCGTGCGTTGGCGGCGTTCGAACAGGCGGCGGCAGTGACGGTGGAGCATGTCGATCGGGTTGCGCAGGCGGTGCTGCTTCATCGGCGCCATGCTCGCGAGTCGCAAGTGGATCGTGTTGCGCATGAGAGCGACGCTTCTGCTCGCGGGGGCCTGGAACGGCCGTCCATGTCTTCGTCTGCGGCTGCGCAAGGCGATGCGCCGCCGGCCGACGCCGCCGGCGATAGCGATTGGGGCTACCTCGCGCCCGAGCCGGCCGCGACCATGCAGGTCAAAGGCGTCATACCGCTCAACGCAAAAAAACGCTGA